In one window of Chloroflexota bacterium DNA:
- a CDS encoding response regulator codes for MAKGRILIVEDDFDISNMLRIYFSGQGYDVNIAPRGGEAMTLARQQLPHLIVLDIMLPDMDGYAVCRQLRQTTRTSHIPIIFLTQKDERSDRIAGLELGADDYITKPFDIEELKLRVQNAITRSQLQNLSDPRSGLPSGRLIEDELRKIMRAADWAYMDCKIETYDPFKEVYGFVAGDEVLRFTALLIREVVDQHGTPNDFIGHPGGDNFIVIAGESNAAAIRARLKARFAEEIKTHYSFIDRERGFIITKGDNNADQQMPLMLLKVGIVTSANDFSDIREITEQAAEARRSDAE; via the coding sequence ATGGCTAAAGGCAGAATCCTGATCGTAGAAGACGACTTCGACATTTCGAACATGCTGAGGATTTATTTCAGCGGCCAGGGGTACGACGTGAATATAGCTCCGCGCGGAGGCGAGGCCATGACGCTTGCCCGCCAGCAATTGCCTCATTTGATCGTGCTCGACATCATGTTGCCCGACATGGACGGCTACGCCGTCTGCCGCCAACTGCGGCAGACCACCCGCACCAGTCACATCCCCATCATTTTTCTGACGCAAAAGGACGAGCGCTCCGACCGCATTGCCGGGCTGGAGTTGGGCGCGGACGATTACATCACCAAACCGTTCGACATCGAAGAGCTTAAGCTCCGCGTGCAAAACGCCATCACCCGTTCGCAACTGCAAAACCTCTCCGACCCGCGCTCCGGCCTGCCCTCGGGCCGGCTGATCGAGGATGAACTGCGCAAGATTATGCGCGCCGCCGACTGGGCTTACATGGATTGCAAAATCGAGACCTACGATCCGTTCAAGGAAGTGTACGGCTTTGTGGCCGGCGACGAGGTCTTGCGGTTTACGGCCCTGCTCATTCGCGAAGTGGTGGATCAACACGGCACGCCCAACGACTTTATCGGCCACCCCGGCGGCGACAACTTCATCGTCATCGCCGGCGAGTCCAATGCCGCCGCCATCCGCGCCCGGCTCAAGGCCCGCTTCGCCGAAGAGATCAAGACCCACTATTCCTTTATTGATCGCGAGCGCGGTTTTATCATCACCAAAGGCGACAACAACGCCGACCAGCAAATGCCGCTCATGCTTCTGAAGGTTGGCATTGTCACCTCGGCCAACGATTTCTCCGACATTCGCGAGATCACCGAGCAAGCCGCCGAGGCCCGGCGGAGCGACGCCGAGTAA
- a CDS encoding multidrug transporter: MRKVILRHNCYLSPFNEPARDLRVHNKPLWLHQRDLLAPYATEEREVPSGQFTDVPSDPVEQVVYRDNLFFDEGYLTAFLTEAIKSGRPRRAAFAKTNKAFTQHALPLAQGYTQYDDLYLADLWYFPNGPVNHTEPLVIDFQEREIGYYRIPTYMATEKGQLTFQVPLRSCLSIESWVHIFIADAIFGLFSRGARVEARIENDLMFKLQVLWQALLEQRQVLSSSRLVTVGRNCSINPSAVILGPTSIGDNVNIEAGVVIDNCIIGNNTTISQGCQLMLSVVGDGCFLPFRAALYLTTLMDHTMVAQNTCLQMCVVGRNTFIGAGNTFTDYNLIPAPLRALAGDGSLAEAGRPVLGGSVGHNCRIGSGLIIYPARTIESDVVLFASPERRVISKNVIYEESDHHKLKDASKHPRLYPRLGEEVRESW; this comes from the coding sequence ATGCGAAAAGTCATCCTGCGGCACAACTGTTATCTCTCGCCCTTCAACGAACCCGCCCGCGACTTGCGCGTGCACAACAAGCCGCTCTGGCTCCACCAGCGCGACTTGCTGGCGCCCTATGCCACCGAAGAGCGTGAAGTCCCGTCCGGCCAGTTCACCGACGTTCCCTCCGACCCGGTTGAGCAGGTCGTTTATCGCGACAACTTGTTTTTCGACGAAGGCTACCTCACCGCGTTTCTCACCGAAGCCATCAAGTCGGGCCGCCCTCGCCGGGCCGCCTTCGCCAAGACCAACAAAGCCTTCACCCAACACGCCCTGCCCCTCGCTCAAGGCTACACTCAGTACGACGACCTCTACCTGGCCGACCTCTGGTATTTCCCCAACGGGCCGGTGAACCACACCGAGCCGCTGGTGATTGACTTCCAGGAGCGTGAGATCGGCTACTATCGAATCCCGACTTATATGGCGACCGAGAAAGGCCAGCTTACCTTTCAGGTTCCGTTACGCAGTTGCCTTTCTATCGAAAGCTGGGTCCACATTTTCATCGCCGACGCCATCTTTGGCTTATTCTCGCGCGGGGCGCGCGTCGAAGCCCGCATCGAGAATGACCTGATGTTCAAACTGCAAGTGCTCTGGCAGGCTTTGCTGGAACAACGGCAAGTGCTTTCCTCCTCCAGGCTCGTCACCGTTGGCCGTAATTGCAGCATCAACCCCAGCGCCGTCATCCTCGGCCCCACCAGCATCGGCGATAACGTCAACATTGAAGCCGGGGTCGTCATTGACAACTGCATCATCGGCAATAACACCACCATCTCTCAGGGTTGCCAACTCATGCTCAGCGTGGTGGGCGACGGGTGCTTCCTGCCCTTCCGGGCCGCGCTCTATCTGACGACGCTCATGGATCACACCATGGTGGCCCAGAACACCTGCCTGCAAATGTGCGTGGTGGGCCGCAACACCTTCATCGGCGCCGGCAACACCTTCACCGATTACAATCTCATCCCGGCCCCGCTCCGGGCGCTGGCCGGAGATGGCTCGCTGGCCGAGGCGGGCCGCCCGGTGCTGGGTGGCAGTGTCGGCCACAACTGCCGGATAGGCAGTGGCCTGATCATTTATCCGGCCCGTACTATCGAGTCTGATGTTGTCTTATTCGCCTCACCCGAGCGGCGAGTGATCAGCAAGAATGTAATATATGAAGAGAGCGACCATCACAAACTCAAAGATGCGAGCAAGCACCCCCGGCTCTATCCCCGGTTGGGGGAGGAAGTCCGGGAGTCGTGGTGA
- a CDS encoding 4-vinyl reductase encodes MTTEQTAVAPRYYYPNKIGRIVLLAMEEIMGRNGVNAILNLAKLRHLINNYPPNNFDRQFSFDDVGAIQQALDDMYGPRGGRGLALRAGRACFKYGLKEFGPVLGIADLAFRLLPLNMKLKVGAEVFADTFNKYTDQRVRLGEEEDRLLWHIERCPICWNRKSDSPCCHLAVGILQESLYWVSGGKNFSVQEIACIARGDETCTIVIDKKPLD; translated from the coding sequence ATGACGACGGAGCAAACGGCGGTTGCGCCGAGGTATTACTACCCCAACAAAATTGGCCGCATCGTTCTGCTGGCCATGGAAGAAATCATGGGCCGCAACGGCGTGAACGCCATCCTCAACTTAGCCAAACTGCGGCACCTCATCAACAACTACCCGCCCAACAACTTCGACCGCCAGTTCAGCTTCGACGACGTGGGCGCCATCCAACAAGCCCTCGACGACATGTACGGCCCACGCGGCGGGCGCGGCCTGGCCCTGCGCGCCGGGCGAGCCTGCTTCAAATACGGCCTCAAAGAGTTCGGCCCGGTGCTCGGCATCGCCGACCTGGCCTTCCGCCTCCTGCCCTTAAATATGAAGCTCAAAGTGGGCGCTGAAGTCTTCGCCGACACCTTCAACAAATACACCGACCAGCGCGTCCGGCTGGGCGAAGAAGAAGACCGCCTGCTCTGGCACATCGAACGATGCCCCATTTGCTGGAACCGCAAATCCGACTCGCCGTGCTGTCACCTGGCCGTCGGCATTTTGCAAGAGTCGCTCTACTGGGTGAGCGGCGGCAAAAACTTCTCGGTGCAGGAGATCGCCTGCATCGCTCGCGGCGACGAAACCTGCACCATCGTCATAGATAAAAAACCTCTGGACTAA
- a CDS encoding alpha/beta hydrolase produces MSSIVTDQGIVHYETYGQGKPVVLLHGWLGSWGLWQRTMEVLGKGYRTYALDFWGFGDSGKKRETYAVADFVSLVEQFMQQLGIESAPLVGHSMGGTVSLSVAVRYPKRVQKVVVVGSPIVGNSLNLFLRLAGYRPVAIPVYNMPTLLRLGVRAFSPLIVNKDPLGWYRMQERDLSKTTLESFFASIGSLRRTDLRPQLGEVRVPTLGIYGVGDTIVHPRQYEPLRAGVPHARIEVMRGSRHFPMIDEPEKFIGTLKDFLDGKE; encoded by the coding sequence GTGAGTTCAATCGTCACCGATCAAGGCATCGTCCACTACGAAACCTACGGCCAGGGCAAGCCGGTCGTTCTGCTTCATGGCTGGCTCGGCTCGTGGGGCCTGTGGCAGAGGACGATGGAAGTGCTGGGCAAGGGCTACCGCACCTACGCCCTGGACTTCTGGGGCTTCGGCGATTCGGGTAAGAAGCGCGAAACCTACGCCGTCGCCGATTTTGTCTCGCTGGTCGAGCAGTTCATGCAACAGCTTGGCATCGAGTCGGCGCCGCTGGTGGGCCACAGCATGGGTGGCACGGTCAGCTTGAGCGTCGCCGTCCGTTACCCGAAGCGGGTGCAAAAGGTCGTCGTCGTCGGGTCGCCCATCGTGGGCAACTCGCTCAATTTGTTTCTGCGGCTGGCCGGGTATCGGCCCGTTGCCATTCCGGTTTACAACATGCCGACGTTATTGCGGCTTGGCGTGCGCGCCTTCTCGCCCCTCATCGTCAACAAAGACCCGCTGGGCTGGTATCGGATGCAAGAGCGCGATTTGTCGAAAACGACGCTGGAATCATTCTTTGCCTCCATTGGCAGTTTGCGCCGCACCGACCTGCGCCCGCAGCTGGGCGAGGTGCGCGTGCCGACTTTGGGCATCTATGGCGTGGGCGACACCATCGTCCACCCCCGGCAATACGAGCCGCTCCGAGCCGGCGTGCCGCACGCCCGCATCGAAGTCATGCGCGGCTCGCGGCACTTCCCGATGATTGACGAGCCGGAAAAATTCATCGGCACCCTCAAAGATTTTCTGGACGGTAAAGAATGA